The nucleotide sequence CCCCACGCCCAGAACGTGCAACCGAAGCCCGACAAGAGGGGGTCCCACCGTCAGGCCCTGTCGGCCACGCTTCAGAGCCCCAACGACTCTTTTCGAAATCCAACGGGCATGATTTAAggaccgttggttgatccaacggtccagattcaaactttatttttaaaaaatatattattttaaaatacattgaatccaacggttgagattgaatatactcaaatctaacggtaaaaaaaaagatctaacggcccaaatttaaatccaacggctaaaataattaaataaatttatttaacacaaaatttacccaatatttatcggaatttaataatttttcaatatttatcggaatttaaatttttttagattaaaatgttcataaaattaatttacaataatctacatatttttttttttaaatattgatttaagaaaaaaattagcctaaattcattctttaataattccgggctaaaattttaggccagaagggttggagcagaaaagatgtttctgggctaaaaaatttggcttttagcccaagggttggagatggtctaatcaACTCTACTGAGGGTTTATAAGTTGCTTTTACTTGGGCATCTAAACTCCTTGGTCGGTCTCCATTTTTAAAACAATGATTGCTGTTTTCGGAAACCATAGTGGAGTGATTATTGCCTTTTTTTtccccaaagaaaaaaaaaacagaatagTCAAATTAATATAGGCAATGCGAGGaagatcaaattttgtaaatcaaattattgaattattacttaagtgttgattaaattttaataacaaATGATAAATATGTGCACGTAATTTACCCGCAAACTGTATTAACCAAATTAGAGTTTACAGCTTGTTTTATATTCTCTTTTATACAACCTCgtgagtttttttttcatagattttcttctaataacAAATGAGATTTGTCATCAATGGTTGTCTAGTCGGTATGAAAAGGAGGAGGAAAATGGGAAAATAATGAGATGGGTGGTGTGTGGATTATGGAGGCTTTGGAAATGTAGGAATGGCTTGGTCTTTGACAAGGTAGTCGCAGAACCCATTGATGCCGTGAAACTGTGCAAAAACACTGGGGTGAGTTGGAAGATATAGGGTTTATAGAAACGAGACGGGGGAATTTGGGTGGGTGGCACGGGATTTTGCAGGAATTTTCAATGGGGAGGCGGAAGCAAACGGGCAGCATTGGTGGCCTGCGTGGCTAAAGGATTTGATGTCGTCCAGGTGGAAACGGATTCTAATGAGCTTGGTGATATGATTAATGAAAGCAACCAAATGCTAATCTTGAAGGTCTCTTCTTTTCATATAAAGTGTGTGGAATTGCAATTAAGGTCGGTAAAGTTCATTTTGGCTCTCAAAGGTTGTAATATGGCAGCGCACTTAGTGGCGTCTTTTGTATCATGTATGGATGATCTTAATTCATGGTACATTTTTGAGTCAAAATAGTTGTTTAACACTTTGACCATTGATATAAACATTTTTATTCGAGTTCAATAATATTTCCCTTTCCGACAAAAAACAAGTcatgcagtttttttttttatactctaACTAAAATTGAGGattaatcatttatttaaacCTAATGATAAGTGCATGTTAAATTCCCAAAAAATACCTAATCATTATTTAAACCTAATGGGTGGGGAATTTAAACATAATCATTTATTTAAATTGATGATTACCGAACAAAAAAACCTAATGATAAGTGCATGTTAAATTCCATTTAGCTTTAtcttgcataaaacactttataAAGTTTTGACTTTTGAGTATTGAAAACACATTATGAACTATTTTTTGAGTTGTTAATATATTtatggttttatttatttataaaattgggTTTTTGATTTTTAGTTTATCTTCTCAATCTTCGTGATAGGAGAAATACAAACAGAGAAAGGAGGGATAAAGAAAGGTGAATGATTAATGATGGGAGAGATGTGAAAGAAATTCATAAGGAAAAACACACATATTAAAAGCGacaaacaaaatatcaaaacatattttgacttgattttcatgaaattttgttttattcatTCTTCGTCTATTTCCTGTCACCTTTATTCATCATTCACTATCTTTCCTATATATTTTCTGAAATATCAAACACAAaaagtgcaaaaaaaaaagaaggttaTCACCGGatccttaataatatatgtttttgaACATATCCCATATTGAAAAACTTAATGAATAGTTTTAGTCTTAATTATACCGTGAAAGATCCTAACATAACGTGATAAAATCTCATACCTATTagattgtaattgtaattgagTTGAAAATAATATTGATGTGATTAGTAGTGAGTCATTGTACAGACTCTGAAATTTTCAGATGATATCATGTAAGTCAATAAGTGCCGTTTGTACTAAATTATGAGTATGATTAATGAGGAATTAATTACTGGACCGACTCTGTAGTTTGACATGTTTAATCGCCATGAAAATTGTCTAAGAAATATTGTGGGGGTTAATCACCACTGCAAAATACGAGTTAGGGGCGTCGGTGGCAAGAGGATTGAGAGGGATGGTAAGGATGTGACACGTGTAGGATTCCACAAATTTTAAATCAGTATGTCGACGCTGTCAAAAAGCCACCTATGATTGTGGCCTGTCTTCCCTTAAACGACATCGGATCGTAGGACCACGCTGGTTTTTACTgctacaatatttttattttattgttatcGATTATTTTGTCATTGCGGCCTAACACGTGGCATAAACTCCCACGCGGAACGAGAATTGACAGACAAGTTTCCTTCGGTGACCAGCTactgttttatttgtttatttatttaaagatGTGTTATCCCTACACTCATCGGTGATCAACGagtaaagtaataatttaatcattaacaaaaacattatttgtgttattaattttttttaaaaagtttagtcttcctaacattacGAGTAAGTTTATGAAGGAAGTAGGTGAAAGCAAGTGATATGTTTTAGACTAAAAGTTGCATTTTGTAGAATAAATTAACCGGATGAGATCCTCTCTAGATCATTTTTGCGAGGATTCTAAGGATCATCATATCTTAGCCGttcatcgtgcggtcagttttcattAGTTACTATATGTGTttaactttaataaaaaattcaaaataatttctaactgcatgatgtacgatgaacgactaAAATGTGAATATCTTTAAGATTTCTACAATTTGAATCCTAATGGAATCCAAATCTCAATCAACCATCTCAACCGCCATAACATAagaaagttaaaaataaaatagatttTGGCACCGTCGTCGTCGTGAACaataaaccaaataatgtaTACAAGAACATGCAACTCAACATAATATACGTAAACCATTGCTACAGTTTACAGGTTATGAATTCTTCTTTTCAcattactattattattataattattatttaaatataaagaatgttattagcatttcaaaaatcttattttacatttttcataaatgtatttttctttcctaatatataaagtttggactgtataattaaatttttagaatgctaataacaattctctaaaTATAAAGGGAATATCGTATTTGGGGAGATGTATACGTGGAAgaattagtttttttaatttaattgttttgaattagaagTTAGAAGATGAAGGAATTGTTGATGTTACATAGTATTTGAGGCTGTGACTCTGTTGCTTTCCCGGAAACCTGGCTGGTAACACAAGTCAAGGGACTTCCATTCCATGTGATGTCAATTCATTTTTCTCCACAATTCACGACTTGCCATTGCCACTAATatacattatcacattaattaatAGATTTGCTTAAGGTCTGAATTTGAACTCATTCCAACTAATtaaccaatttttttaatttaattttattattattaagggaaGGCGGAGGGGAGGTCTGAAACTTCTACAATAATTTAGGAGGGGAAAATATCACATCCAGAGCGCATGAATGGAAACCCAATACTCTCTCCACCAGGATTATTGGAACCCATGCAATTGCAAACTAATTAATCAGTTGTCATGTCATTTGGCAACACAATTTGTGAATGAAAAGAAACAGCTGCATATTCATTTTTTTCAAGATGGAAAACAACGCTCATATGATTTCTCAATCTAACATTGAGCCGGCCCCCCTTTCCTCTCGTTCGCCAAGTCCAAACTCCCGCTTATCGTAGATGATAGCCCTTTTCGATGCTAAAAACCGCGTTTGACCCTTTCCGCGCTTCTTTCAATTTCCTTACATTCTAGCTGAAGGAGAGACTTTACCTTTACTTAGAGAGGGGCAGCAATACTACGCTCTTCCGTGCTCGTAGGTTGACTTCCCTTATGCATTGCAACCTATTTTCTTTCTAGAAACTGATCTTAACACACATTTTTGCTACACGCACGTTCTCTGCTTATGTTTGGCCGTTTAGATTGaatataaaacaaaacacaTGTAATAATTTATAAAGTAGAATAAGTAATCACACCCGTGACGGTGCTTTATTAGAAAAATTAAGGATTTTTCTTTATTCCTCTACATATTCCTTTACTGGATTATTTATTATGTTATTGGGCCAACAATAATGGACCTCCCGAGATCCAATACCAGAAGTCCAAAGACGAATGTAATTCCAACCGGGCCTAACccaaaagataaaaaagaagtAGAGATTTGAAGCTCAAAAGTCGGCCCATTTTCGAGCCCTGAAGCGGGAGCTCATTAGGGTTTCGTGAACAAACGGGAGGGGGTATATAGAGCTGCGACTGCGAGAGTTTGTAGCTTCCACAGATCACAGAGAGCGGGAGCGGCTTCGGACTTTGGACTCGGGAGCAGCGAAGGAGCGGCGGCGGAGGTTGGCGGAGTTCACCTGAAATCAATTTAACAACATGGTTCGTATTTCATTTTCCTCTGACATCTTTCCATGGATTTACTTTGAATTTTTCTACTGTTCGTTTCTCTTTGATTTCTGCGGTTTCTGCAACATGTTTGATGCAACGATAAATTTTACAACTTTTGTGATGTAGCACCATTGGATATGGATTGAAtcaatcttttgaacctggttCTCCTCAAAACTTTATGGgtcattgtttattttttgacaAGAGTTAATGGATAATTGTTAAATTAGGTTCTTCGGAGTGAAAAATCTTTGATTTTTAGACGTTGTAATCTATTTTTTTTGGATTTCGTAACATGTATTTTAACCACTGTTTTTATCCGGTATCGATATGGCTATGATTGTATTGTTGGATCATCGTGTCAATGCTAATTCTTTGATCGGTACGCGTTATTGTTACGATGTTGAAGTGggattgtttttaatttttagtttttgggtGCAACAGGCTCGTGGTTTGAAGAAACATTTGAAGAGGCTCAATGCCCCCAAGCATTGGATGCTCGACAAACTTGGCGGTgcatttgtaagttaaaattcTCTTTGCAAGTGTTCATTTTGATCTGAATTGGTGCAATGGTTGGTATTTGACGCGGTAATTGACTAATTTGAAATATGGTGCGTTTCTTATGTTGTTTAGGCTCCCAAGCCTTCGTCCGGACCTCACAAATCCAGGGAGTGCCTGCCATTGGTTATCATCTTGCGTAACCGATTGAAGTATGCTCTGACCTACCGTGAGGTCATTTCCATTCTGATGCAACGACATGTTCTCGTTGATGGGAAAGTGAGGACAGATAAGACATATCCGTCTGGTTTCATGGGTATGCACAACACTCTCTTCTTTGATGTATTGCTACTTCAATGGGTCTTAACCGGTATTCATGTTGTTATTTCAACATTGCAACATTTATTTGAACAATCCTTTTCATCTATGACTTGTTTGTCTCGAAATGAACGATTTGTGAGCATTGTTATTTGCTTTTTCAGATGTTGTTTCAATCCCCAAGACAAATGAGAACTTCCGTCTCCTTTATGACACCAAGGGTCGGTTCCGTCTCCACTCCATCAGGGATGAAGAAGCAAAGGTCATTTCTTTCAATCCTCGTGCATTTGTCACATGGTGGTTTTTATTGTTCAAGTAACATTGCTTTTCTGAATTGATAGTCTTTAGATATGAATAAATTATTGTGGTGTACAAGGTAATTCAGCAACTAAACATCTTGTTCTTCATAGAATTAATTAATCTAAGCATACATGCTAATAAATACCATGTCCCctgctttaaatttttttcttgatGAAAATACATGGAACCATTCAATGTTCACTGGCTGAAGAAATGTTCTCGATGTGGATAACTGTCTAACGAAAGTTATGCTTTAATATAATACATGCTTCCAGAGTTTACATGTTTTGAAATTCATGTGATAATGTGCTGATATTTGATTCTGTGTCTCTTGCAGTTTAAACTCTGCAAAGTCCGCTCTGTGCAGTTTGGACAGAAAGGCATTCCATATATTAACACCTATGATGGGCGAACAATCCGTTACCCAGACCCTCTCATCAAGGCAAATGACACCATTAAGTTGGACTTGGAGACCAACAAGATCACTGACTTCATCAAGTTTGATGTCGGCAATGTGGTCATGGTGACCGGAGGAAGGAACAGAGGGCGTGTTGGAGTAATCAAGAACAGGGAGAAGCACAAGGGAAGCTTCGAGACTATCCACGTCCAGGATGCCAGTGGTCATGAGTTTGCAACCCGGTTGGGCAATGTGTTCACAATTGGCAAGGGGACCAAGCCATGGATAAGCCTTCCCAAGGGTAAGGGTATTAAGCTTACCATTATTGAAGAGGCCAAGAAGAGAGCAGCAGCGCAAGCCACAGCCACTGCTTAAAGACTCGCGTCGAAAACAAGCTTTAAACTTAATTGACAATTTTCAACTATGTTTTTGTAGTGGTTTGCCTATTGGCTTTGGATATTATGctgcaaattttgttttgtttatttctaCCCTTTCGCATCTTGATACAGATAACTGTAGTTGTTGCACACATTATGCTTATGTTATTTTGAAGTAATTTTTGTTTGATCACTTGGGTTGTGTCTAGATTTAGTCATATAACATTTAATATGACGCTCACTACAAAACCAAATTGTAGTTGAGCTACTGGGGAGCTACTTTCTAGTTTCTACCCTAGATCTTCTCATTGCGTTCAAAGGAATGCTTAATCCCTCTACAACCGCCTAGAATTCGTGAAAAAATGACTTTATTCGCTTATCCAGTTTGCGTTCAACTCCAGTTTTCCTGGCAAACTACTAAGCTTTCTAGGTTTGCTACTCTAGTTGAACTCGAGTTTCATCACTGCTGTAACAGCCGACACATTCTAATTCACACTAGTGTACATGCGTTGGATCCTCGAGTGATATCTATGTATTGAACATGTACTAGTGTAGGCGGTAGTGTTATAGGTATTAAACTCAAGTTGTTTGATTTCTATATATAAGCATCACTCACTTGAACTATCGTGAAATGATAAGGGGTGATGAACGTGCATTTTGTTAAGATTTATGAGTTGTATGAATTTGGAGTCTTGCACAGGGATTACCTCTTCAAAAAAGTGTATTGAGATTACCACTCCAAAAACATAGCTAGATTTTACGTGTTTTCTTTATGTATTCGAGTTCAACTTCCTTGTAGTTTAGATTAGAGTTCGATTCCTCATAGTTTAGATTAGTTTAGGCAGACAACGATTGAATAAAAAGACACATACTTGAAAAGATGGCCACAGGATAAAGTTATATTCTGTAATTTCAGGGAAACTATTTGTATTTGGGAAGCAGATTCTTCAAGAGAAAAGTAGAGAAGCAGGGAACCCTATATTGTTGCCTTGTTGGTGTGAGTTTTGGGAATTTCAACCGAACTTTAGGTCCACCCACGTCCATGGTTTTAGATTCCCATCGGACATCGAATGCCACTTTACCTGGGATTCACAGCTGCAAATATTTACAGCCATGAATTAACTGCCATCATATCATATGTGTATCCATATGCAATGTTCTGCACAAAGACAACAGAAACAGGAAAAGTAGAAAGGTACATTACTCGGCACATGGAGAAGATGCTTAAAGAGTGCCAAGGATTGAAAGGACATTAAAGAAAGAATGTTGATCCAGTGTGTCAATTTCCCTTTAAGTTGTTTAGATTAACAATAACGCTAGCTACATTCTCAGTGTTGCACGATGATCTAATTAATCTGTTTATTTACTAAGCCATCCCTTAAAGATTATCTGTTGAAAAGATTGATTAATCGTCATTTATTGGTTAACAAGTAAATAAACGGATTATTATTTTCacttagacattgaaattttaactACGTTAATGTTAATAGACTTctaatttggttgatttttgtaAATAGTTGATATGTAAAGACTGACTTAGAAACTATACGGTTTCGATTATAAGAAAACATAGCATGACAAAAAGAAGAGCCGAgaagaaaaaatcaaaatattcgAGTGAGAAATTTATTAACATCTCCTTTAAACTAGGTTATAATATCTAGTCAAAACcttaattttgtgaaaacatataCAGATAAGTATCCCAAAAGGTCAGAATCtagaaaaaatgaaattaaataattaaaaaaagtacAAGAACCAAGGGCAtggtggttttttttattttttattttttggtaaaaggGCATGGTGATTGTGCTTGTGCACGTAGGCAGCTTTCATATCTCTGAGGGAAGAACTGACAATACTTGTCCACTTTAAGTGGAAAGAGAGGATTAGATAGATGGATAAATCATGGTCCTGGATATGGTAAGGACTGGGCCAAACAGTCCTACCTGCACGGATTATTCCTCACAATCCTGTTAAAAGCAAAGCAAATAATAgaggtggaggtggtggtggcagCCATCCATAACCATTGAAAGCTATTTCATTCCATAGCCATACATAACCATTGAAATATTTCATTCCATAGCCATACACTTGCCCTTGGCTGCCAGCACATACAGCTTATAATCCACGATATGCCCCTATTTCATCTCACAAGCCCGCTTAGGCTCCCACTAAAAATTCTTCTTTGGACATGACGATGTTAAAAACTAAACTGTTGATGAGTTGTTGATAACGCTAGTAGATAAGATTAACGTTCATAATTAACATCAATTTACATTATCGATACAAAATTCATCAtttaacaaaaaacaaacatcatGTACAGAGAATTTCTACGTAATATGATACACACAACAACTGTATTACAAACTACAAAGCAAACATCTAGAGTTAATTAGAGAATAAGCTTATTTGGATAAGCTTATTTGGATCCTCCTAGCTATTCCATGCCATCTAAGCAAACATGTGTGTTTCCAACTTTCCATGTACTACTGTGATCAAATCTTGGGTGATGATGGTGAAGGGATGCAGTGGGGGTGTCTTGGGCAGGTGGTCAAGTGGTCATTGGTGAGGCCAGCTGCTTGCATGAAGAAGTGAATTACAGTGGGACCAACATGCCTAAACCCCCTTCTAACCATGTCTTTGCTGATGGCCTCTGACTTGGAGTTCTTCACAGGAATCTTGTGGCATGACTTGTATTGGGTACATATTGGCTTGTGATTCACAAATCCCCACAAGTACTCGTCAAATGATCCCACTTCCCTCTTTACCTGTAAAATTGGTTTAAACAGTAAAAGTTGATTAAGACATCATATTTACATCGAAAATATCTTAATCACATTCCTTTTAACTTTATTCAACGACGAATAAATAAAGTAATTTTCGTCCTCCCATTTTCACTTTTACACTGATTACTTTATCAAATGGttaaaaaaaagagaagttGAAGCTGTTGAGCACAAAAGAGAAAGACAGAAGTGCATAAATCACTTGCCGACTCGTAAATATGAATAATGTATTAAATCAATATACCTCAAGAATTCTCTTAGCATTGTCAACAACTCCTCGAACAAGGCTAATATCTACGCCAGAATCAGCACTCAATGATGTTATCTTTTTTTCACTAAATCTAGCCACAACATCTGCATCAAACCCTGAAAAAGCCTCCCTGTATAAAGAAAAACTTATGATTAGTTAAGATTACAAACATGGCAAGTCTTCAATAGTCCGAACTACTAGGTAGTCTGGTTTTATATCTATTAGAttgacaaataaataaaaatagtatTTTCTCAGTTTAATCATCCGTATTACTAAGTAGTCCGGactattaaagaaaaattgtaCAAACATAGTAGCTATTGTTAAGACTTCAAGGAGACCATGAATGCGCCCAAAAAATacgaggttttatcacaaaattaaTATCTCAATTCTATTATTAATATATCTAGAACTTAAAAAGAGTAATGGAATTTTGGAATCACACCCACCTCAATGCTTCCCTTTTCCTCAGGACTGAAGTCCAATCCGATCCCACTTGAGCACCAGTTAATAGTAGCAATTCAAGCAACATACTGTAAATATGAGCAAGCAAAGTTAGCTGTTTAGCTCCAAGGGAACTGTGTTCAAATAAAACTGCTtacaagttttaataaaaaataaacttggaaAATTCAATCATATTTTGAATTAGAATTTATGGCTGGTTCTATTTGTACATATTTTCCGTAGCTGCAAACGTGTATGtgtgtttgagagagagagagagagagagagagagagagagagagagagagagagagagagttacttGTCATCATGGACAGGAACTCCCCATTCTTCATCATGGTAAGCAACATATATTGGGTCTGCAAGCACACACATTTTTCAACTTTTTGTTAACTTGATAACTTCAACAAGTTGTATgtagaaattaaaatttcaagtaCTTCAGCTAAGTTTTCATACCTGACTTAGGGGTGATGAAACTGCATCTCCTTTGCTCTTGACCGAAATAATTTGTAGCTGAAGAATCAAGAGGAACAACTTTCCCTTCGTACTTGGCAGACTTTGTTCTTCCGTAATGCGCAATTCGCATCTTTCGCTGTTCTTGCATTGTTGCTACTTGCTCCCTCCTTGTTGCTGCTATGCTTCCTGGTGCCTCTACTATCAAAGGCGATATATTCTTCAACACACTTTCAGCAGAAGGTGCAACACCAATAGATTTCTTCGACTTTTTCACCGAACTTGTCGATTTGGTTACGCAACGAGGCGTCACTACAACCTTCTCAGCACTAGAATTCAGCTCATTGGGATCTTTACCTTGCTTAAACGCATGCTGTCGAGGTGAAGGCAACTTGGGAGAGATAGGAGGAGAAAGTGAGGCCTTAGTTTTATTAGTTGGAAGTGGTGAAGGAAGAGGAGTTGGACCATTAGTTTCTTGGGAGCTTTTTTTAGGAGACTTTTTTTGTTCCAAGCTCGGAAATTGATTGCCGGTTGGCTGGAGAACCGGACGCCGGTTGATTAGTTTCCCTGATGTTGCAGAGACACTAACACTTCGTTGCAATCTTGGTTTCGCGGAACACATTTTTTATGATCTTATGAAGATTAACAATGAAGGGTTTGATGATGATGAATGTGAAGATGTTAAGTAGGGTTTAGGGGATGAAGTAGGAggatttttatagaaaaaaagtGGGGACAATGAGCAGGTTTTGGCTTAAGTTGTAACGTGGGTGGGTTAGGGTATGCCATAAATAACCCTATTGCCCCATTGTGAGGGTGAAAGTGACAACCTCCTAACCGAGTGAAGGGATTATAATTGTAAATTTGGTGAAGCAAAAGAAGGGGTGTGTGGGGAGGGGATAGCGGTGCCACTGCCAGCCTTCTCAGGGaccctttttttatttccttcCCCTCACTTTTGTGCTTTTACTGCTCAGACTCCATGCGTCCTCAATCCCAAGTTGGAGAGTGCGGTACATGAGAGTAACCAATCATTGTCTCTCTTTTGAGCTGGCTGAAAAGATTTCAAGATTATGATATGCTAAACACACTTGAACCAATGCCTAGCTTGACTAAGATATCAGCTGtaactaaaagagattaatGACACATTTACTAATATGCAATCAGATTgagagaaattgaattgaagagGAATTGAATTAAGGAGAAGTTGGATTGGGGAGGAATATTCAGAATTGGATTTTTATGAAAGTTATTTACTAAACTGTTTGGAATCAGAGTATAAATGATGCTAATTTCATAAAATCTATTGACAAAATATCCTTTATTTGGAATTAAAACCAGTATTTTTACTAAACTGCCCATGttctaaataaattaatttatcTGTTATGTAATATCTTTAATTTCCATAGCAACATATACTTATAAATTATAGAAACTTTCTACTTCTTTATAAAATAATCCATATTTTTTTGCTCATTTTCCACCTCTTTAAAACTTGAttattttccttaaaaaatgaCCTATTTCGCTGCAAACTCGCTATGCAATTAAGCCTTTCTCCAAACTGCTATAAATACATCCTAGGCAGACTTTAATTTCCTCCAAAAGGAGGAGTTAGATTCTATTTTTTAAGTGGGCCCCACACAGTCTTGATTCCTTTATACCTTAGTAAGCACAAGAAGAATTCGTAATAAGAACTGGATTCCTTATGTTCATTTCGATTGCGGGTACGTAAATAGTCATCTGTATTTGAGAGATCGTCTCCTTTCTCAATATGGCTTGTATCAAAATAGTCACAGGTCTATGAATGCATTTTGttatgtaatttttcttttaatacaagcaagaaaaaaaaatgggactCAGATTTCAGTTCAAGTTCTTGGAACTAAAAGGGTTAAAgtttattatatgtttaagtgcATCTCTCATCACTAAAATGTATTTCTTTCGATATATTAGAAATTATATATGCATTTTCTCTTTTGATGCAAGCAATACTAGAAAATGAGAGTTCGGACACATAATCATAAATGCAAGTTAAATTCTCCTAACCACGTGAATATGTACCCCTTATATCAACAAAATGTATTAGAATCCACCAGCACTCACTTGTTCCAAATCTGAGTGATTGAAACagtaaattaattatatgattAAGGCCATTTAATTATTGTGGTTGAAGACTGATTGATACTAAGTATTGtacattgaaaattaattatatgaatCATGATTAAGGCCATTTATTAATTTACTTGGGGAGGAAAAATGGCCACGAAATAGTTTAATTAGTAACTATCAACTGTGTCTAATTAAAAAATTGGATGGAAACGTGACTAAATGAAATAATAGTATGCATATGGTCACTTTGAAGAAGCTTTATTATGTCATGAGCAGTTGAATCTGTAGGCTGAAGTGAAGGGGTTCCCAACATGAACGTCATCTGCAGTTGAACTTGTAGTATGAACCCTAAACCATGCCCCATCAAAGTCTCTTCTGTCAatccatcatatatacattttttgagaatttttcaaAGTCAAAACTTGTGCGACAAAGAATTTTCGAGTAGCAGCAAccttataatattaataaaagtAAGGAGGGATGTCACACCATATGTCAAAAAAGTCATCTTTCACGTAATCTTTAATTACTCGTCTTGTAAACTTTTAATTATATACCATATTTTCAATGCAA is from Malus sylvestris chromosome 5, drMalSylv7.2, whole genome shotgun sequence and encodes:
- the LOC126620679 gene encoding 40S ribosomal protein S4, which codes for MARGLKKHLKRLNAPKHWMLDKLGGAFAPKPSSGPHKSRECLPLVIILRNRLKYALTYREVISILMQRHVLVDGKVRTDKTYPSGFMDVVSIPKTNENFRLLYDTKGRFRLHSIRDEEAKFKLCKVRSVQFGQKGIPYINTYDGRTIRYPDPLIKANDTIKLDLETNKITDFIKFDVGNVVMVTGGRNRGRVGVIKNREKHKGSFETIHVQDASGHEFATRLGNVFTIGKGTKPWISLPKGKGIKLTIIEEAKKRAAAQATATA
- the LOC126620677 gene encoding uncharacterized protein LOC126620677 gives rise to the protein MCSAKPRLQRSVSVSATSGKLINRRPVLQPTGNQFPSLEQKKSPKKSSQETNGPTPLPSPLPTNKTKASLSPPISPKLPSPRQHAFKQGKDPNELNSSAEKVVVTPRCVTKSTSSVKKSKKSIGVAPSAESVLKNISPLIVEAPGSIAATRREQVATMQEQRKMRIAHYGRTKSAKYEGKVVPLDSSATNYFGQEQRRCSFITPKSDPIYVAYHDEEWGVPVHDDNMLLELLLLTGAQVGSDWTSVLRKREALREAFSGFDADVVARFSEKKITSLSADSGVDISLVRGVVDNAKRILEVKREVGSFDEYLWGFVNHKPICTQYKSCHKIPVKNSKSEAISKDMVRRGFRHVGPTVIHFFMQAAGLTNDHLTTCPRHPHCIPSPSSPKI